The genome window CACCACAAGTGGTGCGTGAGGCAGGTGTCGCCGGCGTGGCAATCACCCAGCCCCTGGCATTTGGTGGCGTCGACGGATTCATTGACCGCGTCGATCACCTGGGCGACCTGAATGCCCTGCATGTCGCGGGACAACTGATAGCCACCACCCGGCCCACGCACACTGGACACCAGGTTGCTGCGACGCAATTTGGCGAACAGTTGCTCGAGGTAGGACAGGGAAATGCCTTGGCGCTCAGAGATATCGGCCAGGGACACCGGCCCAGTTTGCGCGTGCAAAGCCAAGTCGAGCATGGCGGTCACCGCGTATCGGCCTTTTGTAGTCAGTCTCATGGACAAGTACCAAGGTGTTTCAGAATGGGAGCAAGTATGCGATTCCCGAGTATTTAAGTCAACTATAAGACCTAGTACTTTAGTCAGGATTACCCGTAAAAAGGGCGCGCGAATCATAGCAGGATGGGGTGGGGACGAACAGCGGGAACAGGGCCGGATGGAGATTGCTGGATCAACGGAGGTCAAAATGTGGGAGGGGGCTTGCTCCCGATAGCGATGTACCAGCCATGAAAGTGGTGACTGACACACCGCCATCGGGGGCAAGCCCCCCTCCCACAGAAAGGCCTTAACCGGCCTTGGAGGCAGCCTCGTCCTTGATTTCGGCGAAGTCTTCTTCGCGCAACTCAGGCAGATCCTTGGCGCAATACGGGCTACCCAGATCCTTCAGCGCACCACACATACCCTCCAACTTGCCGTCCACCGCCTGCAGATGGTCGAGCAACTGGCCGATAGCGCGCGCCACCGGGTCGGGCATATCTTCGCTGACACCGTAGGCATCAAAACCGATTTTCTCGGCCATGGCCTTGCGCTTGGCCTCCTGCTCGTCGCCGGCTTCCGGCTTGACGATGATCCGGCCTGGAATACCGACAACGGTCGCACCCGGAGGCACAGCCTTGGTCACGACAGCATTGGAACCGACCTTGGCACCCGCACCGACGGTGAAAGGGCCGAGCACCTTGGCGCCCGCCCCCACCACCACGCCATCACCCAGCGTGGGGTGCCGCTTGCCTTTGTTCCAGCTGGTGCCGCCCAGGGTCACGCCCTGATAAAGGGTGACGTCATCACCAATTTCGGCGGTCTCACCAATCACGATGCCCATGCCGTGGTCGATGAAGAAGCGGCGACCCACCTTGGCCCCCGGGTGAATCTCGATCCCGGTCAACCAGCGACCGAAGTTCGACACCAGCCGCGCCAGCCATTTCCAGCCCATGCCCCACAAGGCGCCGGACAGGCGATGGATCCAGATAGCGTGCATGCCCGGGTAGCAGGTGAGCACTTCAAAGGCGTTGCGCGCCGCCGGGTCACGGTGGAAAACACTCTGGATATCTTCTCGCAAACGCTCGAACATTTTTAATCCTTCCGCTTAAGAAGCTCGCCACGGGCCGCTTTCTGGGTTTCCGTGAGGATGCCACGCAATATATTCATTTCTGCCCGACTGACCGAGCTGCGTCCGTAAAGGCGACGCAGGCGCGCCATCAAGTGCCGTGGCTTTTCCGGATCGAGGAACTCGATGACCACCAGGGTTTGCTCCAGGTGTTCATAGAACCGTTCCAGCTCGTCCATGGTGGCCAGCTCGCCACTTTTGGTCGAGGCAACCTCTTCCTTCTCTACCTTGCTCGGCTGGCCAGCAGCGGCCAGCCAGGCCATGCGCACTTCGTAAGTCAACACCTGCACCGCTGCCCCGAGGTTCAGCGAGCTGAATTCAGGGTCTGATGGGATGTGCACGTGGTAGTGACATCGCTGCAGCTCTTCATTGGTGAGGCCGGAGTCTTCACGGCCAAATACCAAGGCGATTTCAGCACCACCGGCGGCCTCTTCCACCACCTTGGTGCCGCACTCACGCGGATCCAGCAATGGCCAGGGGATACGACGGTCGCGAGCGCTGGTGCCGAGCACTAGGTTGCAGCCGACCAAAGCGTCTTCCAAGGTGGCGACAACCTGGGCTTTTTCAAGCAGGTCATTGGCCCCGGATGCACGAGCATCGGCCTCGTGGTGCGGGAACACGCGCGGTTCGACCAGCACCAGGCGCGTCAGCCCCATGTTTTTCATGGCTCGCGCCACCCCGCCGATGTTGCCGGGATGACTGGTATTGACCAAGACGACACGAATGTTTTGCAGCAAGGGAGGCGCTCTCGGACACGGGAAAGGGGAGCAAATCTTACAGAACAGCCTAAGGTTATGCCATGAAAGCTAACGTCGTCCTTCACCTGAAGAAAGTTTCTGCTAGAATGCTCGGCTTTCTTTAACAACCTTAGGTGACACATCCATGCAGCCCATGCTGAATATCGCGCTGCGCGCCGCCCGCAGCGCCAGTGAATTGATCTTCCGCTCCATCGAGCGCCTGGATACCATCAAGGTCGACGAAAAAGACGCCAAGGATTACGTATCCGAGGTGGATCGCGCCGCCGAACAGAAAATTATCGACGCCCTGCGCAAGGCCTACCCTACCCACGGCATCCTCGGTGAAGAAACCGGCCTGCACAAAGGCAGCGGCGAAGGCGAAGACTACCTGTGGATCATCGACCCACTGGATGGCACCACCAACTTCCTGCGCGGTATCCCGCACTTTGCCGTGAGCATTGCGTGTAAATACCGTGGCCGCCTGGAACACGCTGTTGTACTCGACCCAGTCCGCCAGGAAGAATTCACCGCCAGCCGTGGCCGTGGCGCCCAGCTGAATGGTCGCCGCCTGCGTGTCAGCGGCCGCACCAGCCTGGATGGCGCCCTGCTGGGTACCGGCTTCCCGTTCCGTGACGACCAGATGGACAACCTGGAAAACTACCTGGGCATGTTCCGCGCCCTGGTGGGCCAGACTGCCGGCATCCGTCGCGCTGGCGCAGCAAGCCTGGACCTGGCTTACGTGGCCGCCGGTCGTTTTGATGCGTTCTGGGAGTCGGGCCTGTCCGAGTGGGACATGGCGGCAGGCGCCCTGCTGATCCAGGAAGCAGGCGGCTTGGTGAGCGACTTCACCGGCGGTCACGACTTCCTCGAGAAAGGCCACGTGGTTGCAGGCAACACCAAGTGCTTCAAGGCAGTACTGACGGCGATCCAGCCGCACCTGCCGGCTTCGCTGAAGCGTTAAGCGAGCGAGCACAAAAAAAGCACCCCAAGGGGTGCTTTTTTTATGCCTGGGATTTGAGGTTTGCCGCGACTCCAGCAACAACACAAATCAATTGTGGGAGGGGGCTTGCCCCCGATTGCAGTGGGTCAGCACCTAACAAGCTGACTGATCCACCGCTATCGGGAGCAAGCCCCCTCCCACATTTTGAAATCACACAATTTTTTGCATCTGTACCAGGCTTGGAATTACTGCTGGTTCTGGCCCAGCACCAAGCGGCCTTCCTTGTCGACCGGAATCTGACCACCTGGATCACGGTCCATGCGCACCGAACCTTCCTTGCCATCCAAGGTGTAACGCACGTCATAGCCGACCACTTTGTCGCTGATGTCGTTGACGGTGTTACAACGAGTTTGCGTGGTGGTATAGGTATCGCGGTTCTGCATGCCTTCCTGAACCTTGTTACCAGCGTAACCACCGCCGACAGCACCGGCTACCGTAGCCAGTTTCTTGCCATTACCGCCACCCACCTGGTTGCCGAGCAGGCCACCGGCCAGTGCACCAACCACGGTGCCGACGATCTGATGCTGATCCTGCACCGGCTTCTGCCGGGTCACGGCGACGTCCTTGCAGACCTCGCGCGGGGTTTTGATCTGGGTTTTCACCGGCTGCACTGCCAGCACTTGCGCATACTCAGGGCCGCTTTTTACCAGGCTGTAGGTGGCAACAGCACCCCCGGCAGTCACACCGACAGCACCCAATACCGCACCAACCAGTAACGACTTGTTCACATGAACCTCCTGACCATCACAAACGGATCGAAAGATCCGCGCTATACCCAGCCTTGGAGCAAAAAAAAAGGCACGAGTTCAATACTCGTGCCTTCTTTGTAACAGCGGATCAACAAGCGCCCATCAAGGACGGTCGTCGACCTCCTTGCCGGTAGCCGCAGGAGGGATCAGGTCTTCACTGTTGAGGTTCAGCCAGATCAGCACCACGTTGGCGATGTAGATCGACGAGTAGGTACCCGCCAGCACGCCGATGAACAGCGCCAGGGAGAAGCCCCACAGGTTGTCGCCACCAAAGATCATCAGCGCCGCAATCGCCAGCAGCGTGGAGATCGACGTCGCCATGGTGCGCAGCAGGGTCTGGGTGGTGGAGATGTTGATGTTCTCGATCAGCGATGCCTTGCGCAGTACGCGGAAGTTCTCGCGAACCCGGTCGAATACCACGATGGTGTCGTTGAGCGAGTAACCAATGATCGCCAGCACAGCCGCCAGCACGGTCAGGTCGAAGGTAATCTGGAAGTACGCCAGGATACCCACGGTCACGATCACGTCGTGGATCAGCGACACAATGGCGCCAACACCGAACTTCCACTGAAAGCGGAACGCCAGGTAGATCATGATGCCGACCAGCGCCATCAGCATGCCGAGGCCGCCCTGGTCGCGTAGTTCTTCACCCACTTGCGGGCCGACGAACTCGACGCGCTTGACCGACGCCGGGTTGTCGCCGCCTACCTTCTGCAAGGCCTCGGCCACCTGGTGACCCAGTTGCGGGTCTTCGCCCGGCATACGCACCAGCAGGTCGGTGGTAGCACCGAAGCTCTGCACGATGGCTTCGTGATAGCCGGCCTTGACCAGCTCGTTGCGCACCAGGGTAACGTCGGCCGGCTTCTCGTAGGTCAGCTCGATGAGCGTACCGCCGGTGAAGTCCAGACCGTAGTTCAGGCCCTTATGGAACCAGCTGAACAACGCCAGAACGGTAAGGAGCACGGTGACGCCGAACGCAATGTTGCGAACGCCCATGAAGTTGATTGTACGTAACATGGCAGCCCCTTAAATCCACAACTTCTTGAAGTCACGCCCGCCAAAGATCAGGTTGACCATTGCGCGGGTCACCATGATGGCCGTGAACATCGAGGTAAAGATACCGAGGGACATGGTCACCGCAAAACCTTTGACCGGGCCGGTGCCCATGGCAAAGAGAATCCCGCCGACCAGCAACGTGGTCAGGTTGGAGTCGAGAATCGCGGTAAATGCCCGGCCGAAGCCTTCGTTGATTGCACGCTGTACGGTCATGCCCGCCGCGATCTCTTCACGGATCCGCGAGAAGATCAGTACGTTGGCGTCTACCGCCATACCCATGGTGAGTACGATACCGGCGATACCTGGCAGGGTCAGTGTAGCGCCCAGCAGCGACATCAGGGCCAGCAGCATCACCATGTTGCCCGCCAGGGCCACGGTGGCGATGATACCGAAGAAGCGGTAGATGGCGATGATGAACAGCGACACGAACAGCATGCCCCACAACGCCGCATCGATACCCTTGGTGATGTTGTCGGCACCCAGGCTCGGGCCGATGGTACGTTCTTCAGCGAAGTACATCGGCGCCGCCAGGCCACCGGCACGCAGCAACAGGGCCAGCTCCGAGGATTCGCCCTGGCCGTTCAGGCCAGTGATACGGAATTGAGCACCCAGCGGCGACTGGATGGTCGCCAGGCTGATGATCTTCTTTTCTTCCTTGAAGGTCTGGACCGGCACGTCTTTCTCGACGCCGTCGACCATCTGCTTGGTGTAGGTGGTCACCGGGCGCTGCTCGATGAAGATCACCGCCATGCTGCGACCGACGTTGCTGCGCGTAGCGCGACTCATCAGGTCGCCACCGTGGCCATCCAGGCGGATGTTCACTTCAGGCGTACCGTGCTGCGAGTCGAAACCGGCCTTGGCATCGGTGACCTGGTCACCGGTGATGATCAAGCCACGCTCGATCAGTGCAGGAGGACGGTTGCCTTCGCGGAACTCGAACTCCTCGGCAGTGGCGCGGGTAGCACCCGGCTCAGCCGCCAGGCGGAATTCCAGGTTGGCCGTCTTGCCCAGGATACGCTTGGCTTCAGCCGTGTCCTGCACGCCCGGCAGCTCAACCACGATGCGGTTGGCGCCCTGGCGCTGGACGATCGGCTCGGCCACACCCAGCTCGTTGACGCGGTTACGCACCGTGGTCAAGTTCTGTTTGATGGAGTATTCACGGATTTCCGCGATCTTGGCCGGCGTCATCGCCAGGCGCAGTACAGGCTGACCATTGAGGTCGGCCGGTACGATGTCGAAATCGTTGAAGTTCTTGCGGACCAGCGCACGGGCCTGTTCGCGGGACGCTTCGTCAGAGAAGCCCAGCTGGATGGCACCGTTGAACTGCGGCAGGCTGCGATAGCGCAGCTTCTCTTTGCGCAGCAGGCTCTTCACGTCGCCTTCGTAGACTTTCAGGCGAGCGTCGAGGGCCTTGTCCATGTCGACTTCCAGCAGGAAGTGCACACCACCGGACAAGTCCAGGCCCAGTTTCATCGGGTGCGCGCCAATGCTGCGCAGCCATTGTGGGGTGGTCTGTGCCAGGTTGAGCGCGACTACATAGTCATCACCCATGGCCTTGCGTACGACGTCCTTGGCCGGCAATTGGTCTTCTGCCTTGGTCAGGCGCAACAAGCCGCCTTTGGCACCAGCCGCCAATGTTGCCGCCTTGACCTGGATACCCGCGTCGGTGAGCGCTTTGCTCGCACGGTCCAGATCGGCCTGATTGACCTGCAGCGAAGTGCTGGCGCCAGTGATCTGGATCGCCGGGTCATCAGGATAAAGATTGGGAGCGGAATAAATAAAACCGATCGCCAGCACCGCCAGGATCAGTACGTATTTCCACAGAGGGTATTTGTTCAGCATCACGCCGCCCGCTTATAACGCGGGGCGCCTTGCGCGCCCCGTCGATTGGTAAAGGTTGTTACTCAGATCGCTTTGAGCGTGCCTTTTGGCAGCGTGGCGGCGATGGCGCCCTTCTGGAACTTCATTTCTACGGTGTCGGAGACTTCCAGGACCACGAAAGCATCGGAAACCTTGGTGATCTTGCCGGCGATACCGCCAGTGGTCACCACTTCGTCGCCTTTTTGCAGGCTGCCGAGCAGGTTTTTCTGCTCTTTGGCGCGCTTGGCCTGTGGACGCCAGATCATCAGGTAGAAGATGACCAGGAAGCCGACCAGGAAAATCCACTCGAAACCACCGCCCATAGGACCGGCAGCGGCAGGCGCAGCGGCATCAGCCATGGCGTTAGAGATAAAAAAGCTCATTTAGCACTCCAGTTGCAAATAGTGAATCTTAGGGTCGGAAAACTCAGTCCAAGGGCGGCACAGGAAGCCCGCGCTTGGCATAGAAGGCATCGACGAAGGCGGCCAATGTACCCTGTTGAATAGCCTCGCGCAAACCAGCCATCAGGACTTGGTAGTGACGCAAATTGTGGATGGTATTCAACATGCTACCCAGCATTTCCCCGCACTTGTCCAGATGGTGCAGATAAGCACGGGAGAAGTTCTGGCAGGTGTAGCAGTCACAGGTGGGATCCAGCGGCGAATCATCATGGCGATGGAACGCGTTACGGATCTTCAGCACGCCTGTATCGATGAACAGATGCCCATTGCGGGCATTACGGGTTGGCATCACGCAATCGAACATGTCCACACCGCGGCGCACACCCTCTACGAGATCTTCCGGTTTGCCAACGCCCATAAGGTAACGAGGTTTGTCAGCCGGCATCAGGCCCGGCAGGTAATCCAGCACCTTGATCATCTCGTGCTTGGGCTCGCCCACCGACAGACCGCCGATGGCCAGGCCGTCAAAGCCGATCTTATCGAGGCCTTCGAGCGAGCGTTTGCGCAGGCTTTCATGCATGCCGCCCTGGACGATGCCGAACAGCGCTGCGGTGTTGTCGCCATGGGCGTTCTTCGAACGCTGTGCCCAACGCAGGGACAATTCCATGGAGATACGCGCGACGTCTTCGTCAGCCGGGTACGGTGTGCACTCGTCGAAAATCATCACGATGTCGGAGCCGAGGTCGCGCTGCACCTGCATCGACTCTTCCGGGCCCATGAACACCTTGGAACCGTCCACCGGCGAGGCGAAGGTCACGCCCTCCTCCTTGATCTTGCGCATGGCACCCAGGCTGAACACCTGGAAACCACCCGAGTCGGTCAGGATCGGGCCTTGCCACTTCATGAAGTCATGCAGGTCGCCATGCTTCTTGATCACTTCCGTGCCCGGGCGCAGCCACAAGTGGAAAGTGTTGCCGAGGATGATTTCGGCACCGGTGGCGACGATGTCACGCGGCAGCATGCCTTTTACGGTGCCGTAAGTGCCCACGGGCATGAAGGCCGGGGTCTCGACGGTGCCGCGTGGAAAGGTCAGGCGACCACGACGGGCTTTACCGTCGGTGGCAAGCAATTCAAACGACATACGACTCATAGTTGTTCCTCTGGGCCGCGTGGCGCCGGGTTACGGGTGATAAACATCGCATCACCGTAGCTGAAAAAACGGTATCCATTGTCGATGGCGGCTTGGTAAGCGGCCATGGTCTCGGGATAACCGGCAAATGCCGACACCAGCATCAACAGCGTGGATTCCGGCAAATGGAAGTTGGTGACCAGGCAATCGACCACATGGAACGGCCGGCCTGGGTAAATAAAGATATCGGTGTCGCCACTGAACGGCTTGAGCACGCCATCACGCGCCGCACTCTCCAACGAGCGTACGCTGGTGGTGCCCACCGCGATCACTCGCCCGCCGCGTGCCTTGCACGCTTGAACCGCATCCACGACGTCCTGGCTGACTTCCAGCCACTCGCTGTGCATATGGTGGTCTTCGATCTTATCCACACGCACCGGCTGAAACGTACCGGCCCCCACGTGCAGGGTCACATAGGCAGTCTCGACGCCCTTGGCGGCAATCGCGTCCAGCAGCGGCTGGTCGAAATGCAGCCCGGCAGTCGGTGCAGCGACGGCGCCCAAGCGCTGGGAGTACACCGTCTGATAGCGCTCGCGGTCCGAGTCTTCGTCGGGGCGGTCTATATAAGGAGGCAACGGCATATGGCCGACGCGCTCCAGCAGCGGCAACACCTCTTCGGCGAACTTGAGCTCGAACAGCGCATCATGGCGCGCCACCATCTCGGCTTCGCCACCGCCATCGATGAGGATGCTCGAACCCGGTTTTGGCGACTTGCTGGAGCGCACATGGGCCAGCACGCGATGGCTGTCCAGCACCCGTTCCACCAGAATTTCCAGCTTGCCGCCGGAAGCTTTCTGGCCAAACAGCCGCGCCGGAATCACCCGGGTATTGTTGAACACCATCAAGTCGCCTGGGCGCAAATGCTCAAGCAAATCAGTGAATTGACGGTGTGCGAGGGCACCGCTGAGCCCGTCCAGGGTCAGCAGTCGACTGGCGCGACGCTCGGCCAAAGGGTGGCGAGCGATCAGCGAATCAGGGAGCTCAAAAGTAAAGTCAGCAACGCGCATGATGGGGTTCGTCTAGCAGGGCCGGGAAGTCTAGCCGAAATAGTCAAAATTGACCATGAAACGTGATTGACCAACGGTAATCACCTCTCTATACTTCGCCGCCATTGAGCCCTGATGGCGGAATTGGTAGACGCGGCGGATTCAAAATCCGTTTTCGAAAGGAGTGGGAGTTCGAGTCTCCCTCGGGGCACCATCTTAAAAAAAGACCTTGAAATTCAAGGTCTTTTTTTTCGTCTGTCGGAAAGTGAACGACGCGCCAGTGGAGGTAGCGGGACCATGGAATTGTTGCTTGAAGCGGTTGCGTTGTTCGCCCTCAAACTGGTGCATGAGACCGAGGGCGGCAGCCCGGTTTTGCGTGATGACCCGGTGATGGTTGGGCACGACCGCGAGGTGTTTGGGTTGTTGGTGCGGCAGGGAGATTTGGTGGGGATTCAGTTGAAGCTCGATGAGTGCCTGGAACCAGCGCTCGATTCCTTGGGAGGTGCCATAACCGTGATGGGTCGCGAGCTGCAACGGCTGGCGCTGGACGCACGCCAAGCGTCGACACTCGATGAACTCAATGCTCCGCTCAACACACTCAAGGTTTACCTGAAGGCGATCCTGTAACGCTCAGTTTACCGTCGCCCTTCCACCGCCATCCGCACCGCCAACCCCATCAACACCGAGCCCATCAACCAGCGCTGCACCACCTGCCAACTGGGCCGAGTGACGAAAAACACCGCGATCGACCCCGCCATGGTGGCAATCACCGCGTTGACGCTCACGCTGATGAAAATCTGCGTAAAGCCCAACACCAGGGATTGCGTCAACACACTGCCGTGGCCGTTCGGGTCGATGAACTGCGGCAGCAGCGACAAATACATCACTGCCACCTTGGGGTTGAGCAGGTTGGTCACCAGGCCCATGGTGAACAGCTTGCGCGGGCTGTCCTTGGGCAAATCCCGCACCTGGAACGGCGAACGCCCACCCGGCCGGATCGCCTGCCAGGCCATGTACGCCAGGTACAGCGCGCCGCCGAAACGCAGCGCGTCATAGGCAAACGGCACCGCCATGACCAGGGCCGTGATCCCCAAGGCCGCGCACAGCATATAAACCAGAAAACCCAACGCAACACCGCCCAGGGAAATCAACCCGGCCGTGCGCCCCTGGCAAATCGAACGGGAGATCAGGTAAATCATGTTCGGGCCGGGCGTGAGCACCATGCCGAGTGAAATCAGCGCATAGGCCAGCCAACTGGACAGTTCGGGCATTGTTGGGCTCCTGGGGTGTTATTTTGTCGACGTGAAACATTTGGCCAAGGTTGTCGGCTTGGCCGCCATGGTAGGGCGTTCAAAATGCGCGCGTTAGATACAGATCCGCGAGCAAAACGGCATACACCCAAGAGGCAGGACATGATCGACTTCAATAACAAAGGCTTCTTCAAGCTCAAGCAAAACAACGAATACGCCGAACGCGTCGCCGCCCTGCTGCTGGACGGCGAAGAAGTGGTCGACGCCTACAAGGCCATGCGCGACGGCGTGGTGTTCACCACCAAGCGCATCATCGCGGTGAACGTGCAGGGGATTACCGGCAGCAAGAAGGATTTCACGTCGCTGCCGTATAAAAACATCGTGGCGTATTCGGTGGAGACGTCCGGGACGTTTGACCTGGATTCGGAGCTGGAGATTTACTTTTCGTCGCTGGGCAAAGTGAAATTCGAATTTACCGGCAAGACTTCGATTGTGGAAATCTCGCGGTTGATTTCCAAGCATCTGCTGGCCTGATCGGCAGGCAATTGATTTAGACGGCGGTACCCCAATCAAAATGTGGGAGGGGGCTTGCCCCCGATAGGGCCCTCTCCCACACCATCAAACCCCAGCCTTAAACCCCAAGGAGCTCAAACGCTCGCCTTCTAGAGCGCTGACAACCTGTTGCCTTTTCCCACACCAGCCATCGAACAAAGCTAATACCTCCCATTGCTCCCCCCTCGTAGGCTCACCTCCTCGCACAAGGAAGTGAGCCCGTCATGCCAGAACGCTTTTACCCACCCACCGAAGAAGAGTTACGCAAACAACGCATCCTGACGCCGCAGCCATCGCGTGCGCCGTATTCGCCATCGGTTGATTTTTTCGAGCCATCCCCTGCCCCAACCCCTACGCGAGCCAAACCTCCCGGCTGCGTCTTCATGAAGCCATGCCAACTGCCTGACGGCATCACTCATTACCTCAACCCGGCCGGGTATGTGCCGTTGGAGCTGATCAGGGAGTACGGCCACTTAAGCCTGCTGGGTGGGCGTGAGGTGGATAGCAGGGGCGCGGTTGCCTTGCGCAAGATCGGCGGCAGCACATTGCCCGCTGGCTTGGGCCAGTTGGCGTTGCGGTCGGCGGTTTGGGAGTCGGCGGCAACTGCCGTTGGATCGGTCGCCGGGGGCCTGCTGACGGGTTTGGTGGCGCTGGCCTGGCCGTCAGAGCTGGGTGATAGCGCGCTCTACAGCGAGGAGCAGTTGCGCTCAATGCAACGGGCGCGGTCGCAGATGCGGTTGCATATCGAGCAACGCGCGGACGGCACGCTCAAGGGGTATGGGTTCTACACGGGCAACCATGCCGATTGGCAGATGATTGATGTGGTGCAGTTCCAAAACCGTAGCGATCAGTTTGTAGCGGATTTGGGTGAGGGTGTGGAGCTGATCTGGACGCCAGCCTTTGATCCCACTGACATGCTGGGGATTCCGCCATTGGAGGCTGCGCCGCAAGCGCCGGTGATCTGGATTTATCCGCCGACGGAGAAGGCCGCGCAGATTCTGGTGAACCCGATTTATCCACCGGAGTATCGGGATTTTATTCTGGTGTTCCCGGTGGAGTCGGGGGTTCGGCCGCTGTATGTGGTGGTCAACAAGCCAAGGAAAGGGCTCAGAAACCCAGACCATGACTACTTCCCAGCCCTCAAAGCCGAAGATATAACAGGCTTCCCTGGTCTGATTCCGCAAAGGCCTGTGACGCCAAGAAGAGGGGGCGTTGGCTTACGCGAACGTTGGATAGACGCAAAAGGAAAAAGAATATTTGAATGGGATTCCAAGAAAGCCGAGCTGGAAGTCTATCGAAAAAGTGACTTGGAACACCTCGGTGCATTTGATCCTTATACCGCCGAGCGTCGAGGACCGGCGGACCCGAAACGTCGAATTTATAGATAAAGAGGAATTCTGAAAATGGTGATGAAAATCAGACTGCGATGGTACGAAAAGCACAGCAATGACTTGAAAGCGGATGAATACTCAGCGGATATCGCAGACCCAGACAGTATTTTTGAAGCATTGGGCTTAAGCGAAGAGACCGCGATATATGCCGACGTATTCAACGTCCAACCCAATTGGATAACGCTAATTCAGCCGTACTTCCAGCACGTGATCCAACCCAACCGCCTCGACTACCAAATCTCCTTCCGCTACCAAGGCGCCTGGCCACCGCCTCCAAAACAATCCAAAAAGGCGTCGTGATGCAATGAAACCCACATCGCAAAAACCCCTCCTCTACCGCTCAGTCAACACCCGAACCCATGGCCTGCGCCACGGCAGTTGTCGCGCCTACCGGTATGAGCGGCACACCAAAAGCGAAAAAGACAAACAATCAAACCGCGGTTCGATGCATAGCCATCAACGGCATGGCTTTGATTACACCCCGCTATTCCGCTTTCTCCTGTCCAAAGCCCCCCATGGGACCAGGTGTTCAGCGAAGCCAACGCCCGCCTGGATCGTCCGGAGCCGGTGTTCTGGATGGTCGCGCAACATGAAAGCGACAAGCAGGATTACGTGAGAACGGATGAAAACAGCTACTACAGCGGCTTGTATATCGACGAAGGCGGACTGCTGCAAAAGGTCAACCCACAGCTGACGCCCGAGCAGATGAAACCCGACTGCAGCTGCTGCACCCAAACCTTCAACGGTGTGGTA of Pseudomonas azotoformans contains these proteins:
- the tgt gene encoding tRNA guanosine(34) transglycosylase Tgt; translation: MSFELLATDGKARRGRLTFPRGTVETPAFMPVGTYGTVKGMLPRDIVATGAEIILGNTFHLWLRPGTEVIKKHGDLHDFMKWQGPILTDSGGFQVFSLGAMRKIKEEGVTFASPVDGSKVFMGPEESMQVQRDLGSDIVMIFDECTPYPADEDVARISMELSLRWAQRSKNAHGDNTAALFGIVQGGMHESLRKRSLEGLDKIGFDGLAIGGLSVGEPKHEMIKVLDYLPGLMPADKPRYLMGVGKPEDLVEGVRRGVDMFDCVMPTRNARNGHLFIDTGVLKIRNAFHRHDDSPLDPTCDCYTCQNFSRAYLHHLDKCGEMLGSMLNTIHNLRHYQVLMAGLREAIQQGTLAAFVDAFYAKRGLPVPPLD
- the queA gene encoding tRNA preQ1(34) S-adenosylmethionine ribosyltransferase-isomerase QueA, yielding MRVADFTFELPDSLIARHPLAERRASRLLTLDGLSGALAHRQFTDLLEHLRPGDLMVFNNTRVIPARLFGQKASGGKLEILVERVLDSHRVLAHVRSSKSPKPGSSILIDGGGEAEMVARHDALFELKFAEEVLPLLERVGHMPLPPYIDRPDEDSDRERYQTVYSQRLGAVAAPTAGLHFDQPLLDAIAAKGVETAYVTLHVGAGTFQPVRVDKIEDHHMHSEWLEVSQDVVDAVQACKARGGRVIAVGTTSVRSLESAARDGVLKPFSGDTDIFIYPGRPFHVVDCLVTNFHLPESTLLMLVSAFAGYPETMAAYQAAIDNGYRFFSYGDAMFITRNPAPRGPEEQL
- a CDS encoding LysE family translocator, producing MPELSSWLAYALISLGMVLTPGPNMIYLISRSICQGRTAGLISLGGVALGFLVYMLCAALGITALVMAVPFAYDALRFGGALYLAYMAWQAIRPGGRSPFQVRDLPKDSPRKLFTMGLVTNLLNPKVAVMYLSLLPQFIDPNGHGSVLTQSLVLGFTQIFISVSVNAVIATMAGSIAVFFVTRPSWQVVQRWLMGSVLMGLAVRMAVEGRR
- a CDS encoding PH domain-containing protein, coding for MIDFNNKGFFKLKQNNEYAERVAALLLDGEEVVDAYKAMRDGVVFTTKRIIAVNVQGITGSKKDFTSLPYKNIVAYSVETSGTFDLDSELEIYFSSLGKVKFEFTGKTSIVEISRLISKHLLA
- a CDS encoding S-type pyocin domain-containing protein, which encodes MPERFYPPTEEELRKQRILTPQPSRAPYSPSVDFFEPSPAPTPTRAKPPGCVFMKPCQLPDGITHYLNPAGYVPLELIREYGHLSLLGGREVDSRGAVALRKIGGSTLPAGLGQLALRSAVWESAATAVGSVAGGLLTGLVALAWPSELGDSALYSEEQLRSMQRARSQMRLHIEQRADGTLKGYGFYTGNHADWQMIDVVQFQNRSDQFVADLGEGVELIWTPAFDPTDMLGIPPLEAAPQAPVIWIYPPTEKAAQILVNPIYPPEYRDFILVFPVESGVRPLYVVVNKPRKGLRNPDHDYFPALKAEDITGFPGLIPQRPVTPRRGGVGLRERWIDAKGKRIFEWDSKKAELEVYRKSDLEHLGAFDPYTAERRGPADPKRRIYR
- a CDS encoding colicin E3-like toxin immunity protein; translation: MVMKIRLRWYEKHSNDLKADEYSADIADPDSIFEALGLSEETAIYADVFNVQPNWITLIQPYFQHVIQPNRLDYQISFRYQGAWPPPPKQSKKAS